GCCAGCGCCGCGTCGAAGGCGGCGCGGTCGGGGTACCGGCGATGGTCGACCACGCCGGTTTCGATGCCTTGCTGGCGCGCAAACTGCAGGCCCGCGGCGTCCGGCCGGTTCGACAGCACCGCCGCCACACGGGCGGGCCAGCCGCCGTCCGCGCAGGCACGGACGATGGCTTCCATATTGGAGCCTCGCCCGGAAATCAAGATGACAATTTTTTTCATCGCGCAATTCTACCAAGGCAAGGCGCTAAACTCCGGTAAAGCCAGACCAGTACGTGCTTAATTCACGAGATCCGGACAGGCGCCGATTAACTGGCCTGTGGTAGCGAAGCCGTATAACCCGATTGATGGATTGTGACGCTTCGCCCCCTCTGCTAGAGTGGGCCCTACGTCCACGCGCCATTCCTGTGCATGACACAGGATCTCCGGAGAGGTGACAACAAGGACGAAACGGGATATTTGAACGGGAATTCGCATGTCGAACGCTGCACCGACGTTGTTGGTGGTCGATGATCATCCTATGGCCTTGTCAGGGACCACCGCCTTCCTGGCCGAAGTCATGCCGGATGTGGCAGTCCATGCCGCCGGCAGCGCCCGCGAGGCCCTGGCCAGCCTGCAGCAAGGCTTGCGCCCCGATATCGTGCTGCTCGATATCTGGCTGAACGATGGTACCGGCTTCGATGCCATGCAGACCTTCAAGACCGTCATCCCGGGCGCGCGCTTTATCTTCATGTCGGCCGAGGCCACCCCCGAAATCGTCGGCCGCGCCCGCGCGCTGTCGGCATGCGGCTTCGTCGGCAAGCACCTCGACGCCAATGCCTTCACCGCCGCGGTGCGCAAGGTGCTGGCCGGCGACACCGCCTTCCCCACCGATGAAGCCCTCAACGGGCGCGCGCAGTCGTTCGGCCCGGCCCACGGCATTCCGGTCACGCCCGCCGAACTGGGCCTGACGCCGCGCCAGGGTTCGGTGCTGGCGCTGGTGCTCGAAGGCCTGCCCAACAAGGTGATCGCGCGGCGGCTGGGGCTGACCGAGAACACCGTCAAGGAACACGTGTCTGCGATCCTGCAGCGCCTGGGCGTGCGCACCCGCATGCAGGTGATGTCGCGCATGGAACGGTTCCGGCTGCGCCAGTAAGGTCAGCCGCCCTCCCCGCTCGCCAGGGCGCGCCGGCCGCTGGCCTCAGGCCGGCCGCAGCCAGCGCCGCAGCAGCATCCGCAGCGAGGCCGGGTCCACCGGCTTGGGCAGCACGAAATAACCCGCCTCCTCCGCCGCCGCCAGCGCCGCAGACTTCAGGTCGCCGGTCAGCAAGGCGCTGCGCGCCTGCGGCTGCGTGTTCTGCCAGCGCTCGAGCAGGTCCAGGCCGTTCTCGCTGCCGGGCAGGCGCAGGTCGCAGAAGATGATGTCCGGGCGCAGCCCCTGCGCGAACAGCTTGTCGGCCTCGGCACCGTGCGCGGCGCAGGCGACGCGGATGCCCCAGGCCTCCATCAGCGCGATCCACGCCTTGCGGATCTGGCTGTCGTCGTCGACCACCAGCACCGTGCCCTGCAGGCGATCGGGCTTGGCCTCCTCGGCCTGCGCCATGGCGCGCATCTCGCGCACGCTGGCCACGGTCTCGGCCGGCACCGGCGCCAGCGCGAACCAGAACACCGAGCCCTTGCCCGGCACCGAACGCACGCCATAGGTGCCGCGCATCAGCCGCACGCATTCCTTGAAGATCGCCAGCCCCAGGCCCAGGCCCTGCGACGGGTCGCGCTGCGGGTTGTGGACCTGGTAGTAGGGCGAGAAGATGTCCGGCAGATGCTCGGGCGTGACGCCGGCGCCGGTGTCCCAGACCTCCAGCCGCACGTTCTTGCGGCGCTGGCGCGCGGTGATCAGCACGCCGCCGCGCTGGGTGTAGCGCAGCG
This Cupriavidus nantongensis DNA region includes the following protein-coding sequences:
- a CDS encoding response regulator, which translates into the protein MSNAAPTLLVVDDHPMALSGTTAFLAEVMPDVAVHAAGSAREALASLQQGLRPDIVLLDIWLNDGTGFDAMQTFKTVIPGARFIFMSAEATPEIVGRARALSACGFVGKHLDANAFTAAVRKVLAGDTAFPTDEALNGRAQSFGPAHGIPVTPAELGLTPRQGSVLALVLEGLPNKVIARRLGLTENTVKEHVSAILQRLGVRTRMQVMSRMERFRLRQ